One Nocardia iowensis DNA window includes the following coding sequences:
- a CDS encoding NUDIX domain-containing protein — translation MSVREDTVRRPNGDTGIYGVLDRADFAMIIPMDGDRLHMVEQFRYPIARRCWEFPAGTPTPGHRADPIDLAHAELREETGLRATNMSYLGTLDAAPTLTAQRGHVYLATDLTAGPPQREPEEQDMRSAWLPRSTVESMIRTGEIATAGTVAAYTLLLLHESHARSTSAE, via the coding sequence ATGTCGGTGCGCGAGGATACCGTCCGTCGACCCAATGGCGACACAGGGATTTACGGGGTCCTCGACCGCGCCGACTTCGCCATGATCATCCCCATGGACGGTGATCGCCTACACATGGTCGAACAATTCCGATACCCGATCGCCCGACGCTGCTGGGAGTTCCCCGCCGGGACGCCGACACCAGGCCACCGAGCCGACCCGATCGACCTCGCGCACGCGGAATTACGAGAGGAAACAGGCCTGCGCGCCACGAACATGAGCTATCTCGGCACCCTCGACGCGGCCCCCACCTTGACCGCCCAACGAGGACACGTTTACCTGGCGACCGATCTCACCGCCGGACCACCGCAGCGCGAACCGGAAGAACAGGACATGCGGTCCGCGTGGCTGCCGCGCAGCACCGTCGAATCCATGATCCGCACCGGTGAAATCGCTACCGCGGGCACGGTCGCCGCCTACACGCTGCTGCTCCTGCACGAATCACACGCACGGAGCACATCCGCTGAGTAA
- the speD gene encoding adenosylmethionine decarboxylase, which yields MTAEFTGRHVLAEFGGVDAALCDDLERLDTALRKSLLGAGITICEVAHKKFEPQGVTVVALLSESHASIHTYPESGDIFVDVFTCGSIGDGATKAVDLLREALSPSTVRIEVIQRGGTRPADSRVGASEVE from the coding sequence ATGACGGCAGAATTCACCGGTCGGCATGTGCTGGCCGAGTTCGGTGGTGTCGACGCAGCACTCTGCGACGACCTCGAACGACTCGACACGGCGCTTCGAAAATCGTTGCTTGGCGCCGGTATCACCATCTGCGAAGTGGCACACAAGAAGTTCGAGCCGCAGGGTGTCACCGTGGTGGCGCTGCTGTCGGAGTCGCACGCCTCGATCCACACCTATCCGGAATCGGGCGACATCTTCGTCGACGTTTTCACCTGCGGCAGCATCGGTGACGGCGCTACCAAGGCGGTTGACCTGCTGCGAGAAGCGTTGTCTCCCAGCACCGTACGGATCGAGGTGATCCAGCGTGGCGGTACGCGTCCGGCGGATTCGCGGGTGGGTGCGTCGGAGGTTGAGTGA
- a CDS encoding TetR/AcrR family transcriptional regulator, translated as MPSTDASTERPGPDLRARRRRQTELEIHAAAVALAAERGADQVTVDDIAARAGVSARTFFRYFATRDRALVFDRWGFSDAVDELFVRADPNEVRLRDIEQAFGSVLANIDQSPDVGATADMYQAITSSPQLMAAATAAANERTDGLLATIPATARSRVRFMLAVAGTVLFAAFTEWIETGTPTGASGAPSVLDIYLRLCDELGTL; from the coding sequence ATGCCGAGCACAGACGCGTCAACGGAGCGCCCCGGTCCGGATCTGCGGGCGCGCCGGCGGCGGCAGACCGAACTGGAGATCCATGCGGCCGCGGTGGCGCTGGCCGCCGAGCGCGGCGCGGATCAAGTCACCGTCGATGACATCGCCGCGCGTGCCGGGGTGTCCGCGCGCACGTTCTTCCGGTATTTCGCCACCAGGGACCGCGCGCTCGTCTTCGACCGGTGGGGATTCAGCGACGCCGTCGACGAACTGTTCGTGCGCGCGGATCCGAATGAGGTGCGTTTGCGCGATATCGAGCAGGCATTCGGCAGCGTGCTGGCAAACATCGACCAGAGCCCGGACGTGGGTGCGACCGCGGATATGTATCAGGCCATCACGTCATCACCACAGCTGATGGCGGCGGCAACGGCGGCGGCCAACGAGCGGACCGACGGATTGCTCGCGACGATTCCCGCCACGGCACGCTCGCGGGTGCGGTTCATGCTCGCCGTCGCCGGTACGGTCCTGTTCGCCGCCTTCACCGAGTGGATCGAAACAGGTACGCCCACCGGCGCTTCCGGCGCACCATCGGTCCTCGACATCTATCTGCGCCTGTGTGATGAGCTCGGCACGCTCTGA
- a CDS encoding Dabb family protein has protein sequence MIYHGNRIKLRQGVTQEQAEAALASLDEQGRIIPAVQSFIAGREYGSDFDWGAIFVLADLDAYWAYLSHPAHTESVRIGLPLAEKFQTYDLTDDPDPDFESKVAQLQKRHFDSAPEIAKLLTALPAHTGISALPHPE, from the coding sequence ATGATCTACCACGGCAACCGGATCAAACTCCGGCAAGGCGTCACCCAGGAACAGGCCGAGGCGGCGTTGGCGAGCCTGGACGAACAGGGCCGAATCATCCCGGCCGTGCAGTCGTTCATCGCGGGCCGCGAGTACGGCAGCGATTTCGACTGGGGCGCCATCTTCGTCCTGGCGGACCTCGACGCTTACTGGGCGTACCTGAGCCACCCGGCCCACACCGAGTCCGTACGAATCGGACTCCCGCTAGCCGAGAAGTTCCAGACATACGACCTCACCGATGACCCCGACCCCGACTTCGAGTCGAAGGTCGCGCAACTGCAGAAACGCCACTTCGACAGTGCCCCGGAAATCGCGAAACTACTCACGGCCCTGCCCGCCCACACCGGCATCAGCGCCCTCCCCCACCCCGAATAA
- a CDS encoding ABC transporter permease has product MATITLPAPSNSALVRVGDVDNRATYLSFALAYLFGHGAAALSKGSDPMVSLPGWLPMALLGIGLAVGTVQATLAALRAQRGADSPDILSGKLLGISWASAFAALFLAITGITSLLDRSDLQTVLWPTGAGLIVGLLYLGEGAARRNVLHYCLGTWLALVSTGALLLGTPGLFWVLTLGGGGGYAVATVLERRRLAARH; this is encoded by the coding sequence ATGGCTACCATCACCCTCCCCGCCCCATCCAACTCCGCTCTCGTCCGCGTCGGCGACGTCGACAACCGCGCCACCTACCTCAGCTTCGCGCTCGCGTACCTGTTCGGGCACGGCGCCGCCGCCCTGTCCAAAGGCTCCGATCCGATGGTCAGCCTGCCCGGCTGGCTGCCGATGGCCCTGCTCGGCATCGGCCTCGCTGTCGGCACCGTCCAAGCGACCTTGGCCGCGCTGCGCGCTCAACGCGGCGCCGACAGCCCCGACATCTTGTCCGGCAAACTTCTCGGCATCTCCTGGGCCAGCGCCTTCGCCGCCCTCTTCCTCGCCATCACCGGTATCACCTCTCTGTTGGACAGATCCGACCTGCAGACGGTGCTCTGGCCCACCGGCGCCGGTCTCATCGTCGGGCTGCTCTACCTCGGCGAAGGCGCCGCGCGCCGCAATGTCCTGCACTACTGCCTCGGCACCTGGCTCGCTCTGGTCTCCACCGGCGCACTCCTGCTCGGAACTCCCGGCCTCTTCTGGGTCCTCACCCTCGGCGGCGGCGGTGGCTATGCCGTCGCAACCGTCCTCGAACGCCGCCGCCTCGCGGCCCGCCACTGA
- a CDS encoding pentapeptide repeat-containing protein, with amino-acid sequence MNVFEEVDFTSCDPRAKLAALNGEKVTFRQCGFTGADLSDLDLADAVIDRCTFDDAVLRDCRLDDAAITGGSFLRTDFSGVDLTSAVFENVDLSQARFSDALLAETRFTGCKMTGTDLTSLRGLAVTLTIENCNLQLANLAEAKLRGLHITGSDLTEADLYRTDLRDAVFIDCKLREVDLSETRLRGADLRGADLGGIIAKDPRQLRGAVISPAQAADICRALGLTVI; translated from the coding sequence ATGAACGTGTTCGAAGAAGTGGATTTCACGAGCTGTGATCCTCGGGCGAAGCTGGCGGCCTTGAACGGGGAGAAGGTGACGTTCCGGCAGTGCGGCTTCACCGGCGCGGACCTGAGCGACCTCGACCTGGCCGACGCGGTCATCGACCGATGCACGTTCGATGACGCGGTACTACGGGATTGCCGATTGGATGACGCGGCGATCACCGGTGGGAGCTTCTTACGCACCGATTTCAGCGGGGTCGACCTCACCAGCGCGGTCTTCGAGAACGTCGACCTGTCGCAGGCCCGTTTCAGCGATGCGCTGCTGGCGGAAACCCGATTCACCGGCTGCAAGATGACCGGTACCGACCTCACGTCCCTGCGTGGTCTCGCGGTGACCCTGACAATCGAGAACTGCAATCTCCAATTGGCCAATCTCGCCGAGGCGAAACTTCGTGGCCTGCACATCACCGGATCCGACTTGACCGAAGCCGACCTCTATCGCACGGACCTACGTGACGCCGTCTTCATAGACTGCAAATTACGAGAGGTCGACCTCTCGGAAACTCGGCTCCGCGGCGCTGATCTGCGCGGCGCCGATCTCGGCGGCATCATCGCCAAGGATCCTCGGCAGTTGCGCGGGGCGGTGATTTCTCCCGCCCAAGCCGCGGACATTTGCCGCGCACTGGGTCTGACCGTGATCTGA
- a CDS encoding FAD-binding oxidoreductase: MTTAFDGPPLGIDTRSAVLDQYTVDETGRAGQRPCGVAYPANVDEVAAMVRWARATRTPLISRGAGTSLEGHLLAQGNELIIDLSQANSILDISPTDFTATVQPGVTRTQLNAATAESGLQFTVDPGADASLGGMAATNASGTTTVRYGGMRANVLALQVVQADGTVVRLGRAVRKSSSGYDLKDLIIGSAGTLGIITELTVRLHPIPEWLRSLRVSFPTVTAAVDAALEMLGAALPVSRLELVDAPGMIALNTFRGADYAETPALFIDIESSSEPAATAEEQEIQRIVRAHDAIDIAAARTHTERHALWADRHNLFFALKSRHPGSRFLVTDTAVPYSQLAAAVDTATRLGDELGLAISVAGHVGDGNVHTIIPFSDLNYAVVQQFSDRLVRHALAVGGTATGEHGIGLTKKKYLREEHGAAVDLMIAIKRTLDPLGLFNPGKVLDP, translated from the coding sequence ATGACCACCGCGTTCGACGGCCCGCCCCTCGGGATCGATACTCGCTCAGCGGTTCTCGACCAATACACGGTAGACGAGACCGGTCGGGCCGGGCAACGGCCGTGCGGAGTCGCGTACCCGGCCAATGTCGACGAGGTAGCCGCGATGGTCCGGTGGGCGCGAGCGACCCGGACGCCGCTCATATCTCGCGGCGCCGGAACCAGTTTGGAAGGTCACCTGCTCGCGCAGGGCAATGAGCTGATCATCGACCTGTCGCAGGCGAATTCGATCCTGGACATCTCCCCCACCGATTTCACCGCGACGGTGCAACCCGGAGTCACCCGCACCCAACTGAACGCGGCGACGGCGGAATCCGGTTTGCAGTTCACCGTGGATCCCGGCGCCGACGCTTCGCTGGGCGGTATGGCCGCGACCAATGCCAGCGGCACCACCACCGTCCGCTACGGCGGAATGCGCGCGAATGTCCTCGCCCTGCAAGTGGTACAGGCCGACGGAACGGTGGTGCGGCTAGGCCGCGCGGTCCGCAAATCGTCGAGCGGCTACGACCTGAAGGACCTGATCATCGGCTCAGCGGGAACGCTCGGCATCATCACCGAACTCACCGTTCGCCTGCATCCGATCCCGGAATGGCTGCGCTCGCTGCGGGTTTCGTTCCCTACCGTGACGGCAGCAGTCGATGCCGCCCTGGAGATGCTCGGCGCGGCGCTGCCGGTGAGCAGGCTCGAACTGGTCGACGCCCCGGGCATGATCGCGCTCAACACATTCCGTGGCGCCGACTACGCCGAGACGCCGGCACTGTTCATCGATATCGAATCGTCGTCAGAACCGGCGGCCACTGCCGAAGAGCAAGAGATCCAGCGAATCGTGCGGGCCCACGATGCCATCGATATCGCGGCCGCACGCACCCATACCGAGCGGCATGCCCTCTGGGCGGACCGGCACAATCTCTTCTTCGCCCTCAAGTCACGCCACCCGGGAAGCCGCTTTCTGGTGACCGACACCGCCGTCCCCTATTCGCAGCTCGCCGCGGCGGTCGATACCGCGACCCGGCTCGGGGACGAACTCGGCTTGGCGATCAGCGTCGCCGGACACGTCGGGGACGGCAATGTGCACACCATCATCCCCTTCTCCGACCTGAATTACGCTGTAGTACAACAGTTTTCCGACAGATTGGTACGGCACGCGCTCGCCGTCGGTGGCACCGCGACCGGCGAACACGGCATCGGCCTCACCAAGAAGAAGTACCTGCGCGAGGAACACGGCGCGGCAGTCGACCTCATGATCGCGATCAAACGCACACTCGACCCACTCGGCCTGTTCAATCCGGGCAAGGTGCTCGACCCATAG
- a CDS encoding ABC transporter ATP-binding protein encodes MSSISYSNDVLPGANSEVALPGGPASMWRLIKLCYRFEPRLMIVSLAVQVLAAVPRPLTIVWLGMLTAGAVQRRGVLIFVALGAMALSTCASWLLTIAAERTGRRFRDRLTISLETHVARLFASIDTIEHHERPEHLDRLAVLRKQVYMVDHLYESIVISAVWIFQLAMIMLLLSTVDPLLPLLLVFAIPVMVTAALRPGVERRVEESVAPHSRFADHLFDLATTPAAAKDVRLAGIGPRLVKDRAEAWAKWYRPIGRSRAVSAGWDAGAWAVFGLGYALMLFYVVEVAEAPAAGVVLVLSAGIQMSDYVSAAIGEIDFIRGVFLDAARRLMWLEDYARAVASAGALPAPEQINQGITLREVSFRYPGAAIPTLVGANLTLPAGSVVAVIGENGAGKSTLVKLLTKFYPPTEGTIEIDGVPLDQIDTEQWRRRIAGAFQDFATFEFAARTAIGIGDLRSMDDESALRAAVERGGADDLLAHLPAGLATQLGPRWPDGVDVSFGQWQKLALARGFMRTAPLLVVLDEPTAALDAETEHSLFEGFARAAQAARAEGRITVLVSHRFSTVQMADLIVVVEGRRIAEVGDHDSLMRLDGTYARLYGIQQRAYQT; translated from the coding sequence GTGAGCAGTATCTCGTACTCGAATGATGTGCTACCGGGGGCAAATTCGGAGGTCGCGCTGCCCGGTGGCCCGGCGTCGATGTGGCGGCTGATCAAACTGTGTTATCGGTTCGAGCCGCGGCTGATGATCGTGTCACTGGCCGTCCAGGTTCTTGCGGCTGTTCCCCGGCCGCTCACCATCGTGTGGTTGGGGATGCTGACCGCGGGAGCCGTGCAGCGCCGAGGTGTGCTGATCTTCGTCGCCCTCGGTGCCATGGCGCTGTCCACCTGCGCGAGCTGGCTACTCACGATCGCCGCCGAACGCACCGGGCGCCGGTTCCGTGATCGGCTGACGATCTCGCTGGAAACCCATGTAGCGCGGCTGTTCGCCTCGATCGACACGATCGAACACCATGAGCGGCCCGAGCATCTGGACCGGCTGGCGGTGCTGCGCAAGCAGGTGTACATGGTCGACCACCTGTACGAGTCGATCGTCATCAGCGCGGTGTGGATCTTCCAGCTGGCCATGATCATGCTGCTGCTCAGCACAGTCGACCCGCTGCTGCCGTTGCTGCTGGTCTTCGCTATTCCGGTGATGGTGACGGCGGCGCTGCGACCCGGTGTGGAGCGCCGCGTCGAAGAGAGTGTCGCCCCGCATAGTCGGTTCGCCGATCACCTGTTCGACCTCGCAACCACCCCGGCGGCGGCGAAAGATGTCCGGCTGGCCGGGATCGGGCCGCGGTTGGTCAAGGATCGGGCGGAGGCATGGGCCAAGTGGTACCGACCCATCGGACGATCGCGAGCGGTCTCCGCCGGTTGGGATGCGGGTGCCTGGGCGGTATTCGGACTCGGTTACGCGTTGATGTTGTTCTATGTGGTCGAGGTCGCGGAGGCGCCTGCGGCAGGGGTGGTACTGGTGCTGTCGGCCGGCATCCAGATGTCGGATTATGTCTCGGCGGCTATCGGTGAGATCGACTTCATCCGTGGCGTGTTCCTGGACGCGGCGCGCCGCCTCATGTGGTTGGAGGACTACGCGCGGGCGGTCGCCTCGGCTGGTGCGCTGCCCGCGCCCGAGCAGATCAATCAGGGAATCACCTTGCGCGAGGTGAGTTTTCGATATCCGGGTGCCGCGATACCCACGCTGGTCGGCGCGAACCTCACGCTGCCCGCGGGTTCGGTGGTCGCCGTGATCGGGGAGAACGGGGCGGGCAAGTCGACGCTGGTCAAGCTGCTGACCAAGTTCTACCCGCCCACCGAGGGCACCATCGAGATCGACGGAGTGCCACTCGATCAGATCGATACCGAGCAGTGGCGTCGACGTATCGCGGGTGCGTTTCAGGACTTCGCGACGTTCGAGTTCGCCGCCCGGACCGCTATCGGCATAGGTGATCTGCGAAGCATGGATGACGAGTCCGCTCTCCGGGCGGCTGTCGAGCGCGGTGGTGCCGACGATCTGCTTGCACACTTACCGGCGGGATTGGCTACCCAGCTCGGGCCGCGCTGGCCGGACGGGGTGGATGTCAGTTTCGGTCAGTGGCAGAAGCTGGCTCTGGCCCGAGGTTTCATGCGGACCGCCCCGCTGCTGGTGGTACTGGATGAACCGACGGCTGCCCTCGACGCGGAGACCGAACACAGCCTGTTCGAGGGCTTTGCCAGGGCCGCCCAGGCGGCGCGTGCCGAGGGCCGGATCACCGTGCTGGTCTCGCATCGATTCTCCACGGTCCAGATGGCCGATCTGATCGTGGTGGTCGAAGGTCGCCGCATCGCCGAGGTCGGTGACCACGACTCGCTGATGCGGCTCGACGGCACCTACGCCCGCCTGTATGGGATTCAGCAGCGCGCCTACCAGACCTGA
- a CDS encoding TetR/AcrR family transcriptional regulator, with amino-acid sequence MADNMTASPTRVRNRRGEGARLRDDIVAAAVELLDETGDEKAVTLRSVARRVGIAAPSIYRHFPDQPTIMLAVVQQAFGELAEYLSAAVTGVGDDPRDRLFAVCHAYLEFAERNPQRYRTMFGGLWMPALDETTLTEADMVALGDETLRLLTEVMSDCVRADQATSTDLPADTIGLWLGLHGLAHQRASTVAFPWPPDIADRMITSLAHLKDAP; translated from the coding sequence ATGGCAGACAACATGACCGCGTCTCCCACTCGGGTTCGCAACCGTCGAGGGGAGGGCGCCCGCTTGCGCGACGACATCGTGGCCGCGGCCGTCGAACTGCTCGACGAGACCGGCGACGAAAAGGCCGTCACCTTGCGGTCCGTCGCCCGCCGCGTCGGGATCGCCGCGCCCTCGATCTACCGTCACTTTCCCGACCAGCCGACGATCATGCTGGCCGTCGTGCAGCAGGCATTCGGTGAGCTCGCGGAGTATCTGAGCGCCGCCGTGACCGGGGTAGGCGACGACCCGAGGGACCGGCTGTTCGCCGTCTGTCACGCGTACCTGGAGTTCGCTGAACGTAATCCCCAGCGCTACCGCACCATGTTCGGCGGCCTGTGGATGCCCGCTCTGGACGAAACCACGCTGACGGAGGCCGATATGGTCGCCCTCGGCGACGAGACCCTGCGTCTACTCACCGAGGTCATGTCGGACTGCGTCCGCGCCGACCAGGCCACCAGTACCGATCTGCCCGCCGACACCATCGGCCTGTGGCTCGGCCTGCACGGGCTGGCGCACCAGCGCGCGTCGACCGTCGCGTTCCCGTGGCCACCGGACATCGCCGACCGCATGATCACGTCGCTGGCCCACCTGAAGGACGCGCCCTAG
- a CDS encoding medium chain dehydrogenase/reductase family protein, giving the protein MNTTTVTTEVVLPGKVEANDLLLRTRKLPAPSKGQVVLRMDATGVSFAEQQMRRGKYYDQPPFPFVPGYDVVGTVTAVGPEVDPAMVGRRYAAVVKVGGWASHLLIDAADLVPIPDGVTAAAAETVLVNGITAWQMLHRTAKVPSGATIVVLGANGGVGSTLVQLAGHAGITVIGTAAPRHHDTIRELGAIPVDYRDPDMYQRIREIAPDGVDAVFDHVGGAGLAQSWALLRKGGTLVSYGTAATKDEDGNSQLPVLKSLARLALWNYLPNGKSAHFYNFWAGKRRLPAFRNRLREDLLQVLRLLADGVLSPQIAAQFPLADVAQALALAESRTVAGKVVITA; this is encoded by the coding sequence ATGAACACCACCACTGTCACCACCGAGGTCGTGCTACCGGGCAAGGTCGAAGCGAACGACCTGCTGCTCCGCACCCGCAAACTTCCCGCGCCCAGCAAGGGCCAGGTTGTCCTGCGCATGGATGCGACCGGCGTGTCCTTCGCCGAGCAGCAGATGCGCCGCGGCAAGTACTACGACCAGCCACCGTTCCCCTTCGTTCCCGGCTACGACGTGGTCGGCACCGTCACCGCCGTCGGCCCCGAGGTGGACCCCGCGATGGTCGGGCGTCGGTACGCCGCCGTCGTCAAGGTCGGCGGCTGGGCCAGCCACCTGCTGATCGACGCCGCGGATCTGGTGCCGATACCGGACGGCGTCACCGCGGCCGCCGCGGAAACGGTGCTGGTCAACGGAATCACCGCATGGCAGATGCTGCACCGGACGGCCAAGGTGCCCAGCGGCGCCACGATCGTGGTGCTCGGCGCCAACGGCGGCGTCGGTTCCACCCTCGTGCAACTGGCCGGGCACGCCGGTATCACCGTGATCGGGACGGCAGCACCCAGGCATCACGACACGATCCGTGAACTGGGCGCTATCCCGGTCGACTATCGCGACCCGGACATGTACCAGCGCATCCGGGAGATCGCGCCCGACGGTGTCGACGCCGTGTTCGACCACGTCGGCGGCGCCGGATTGGCGCAGTCCTGGGCGTTGCTGCGCAAGGGCGGGACGCTGGTGTCCTACGGCACCGCGGCGACAAAGGACGAGGACGGCAATTCCCAACTGCCCGTATTGAAGTCGCTCGCCCGATTGGCGCTGTGGAACTACCTGCCCAATGGCAAGAGCGCCCACTTCTACAACTTCTGGGCGGGCAAGCGCCGGTTGCCCGCCTTCCGTAATCGGCTGCGCGAGGACCTGCTCCAGGTGCTGCGGCTGCTGGCGGACGGCGTTCTCTCGCCGCAGATCGCCGCGCAGTTCCCGCTGGCCGACGTCGCGCAGGCGCTCGCACTCGCCGAGTCGCGCACGGTCGCGGGCAAGGTCGTCATCACCGCGTAG
- a CDS encoding ABC transporter ATP-binding protein, which yields MEVETAAPTSVGARRPMLQLFVALWRALPILAVAWWSLLIVGAVLPSVFAVLTGRVIGRISAPDGGQLAPALIALGVCFLLMQVLPHAESVVSMSLGSRLANWLNDRQMRASVAPAGLAHLEHPDLAAIRDVDRSMSGPPLYLAIYFVRGSLHRFLVGVVSALTLAVYSWWAALALVAIWTSTHWLLRESSVWKDRNTTEVDLTRQHANYAYALAMEPEFAKEVRLFGLSDWVVERFASWRLELYDAQYLATRLRERSVVGAAALVIVGNIVVFGLMGHGYLAGDWPLQDLISAVQLAVGVQWVAFGGLSWAADDAATAVQAVNQLEPLLGPAGHLSTGARTVPNRQIEVELREVSFSYPRSESPVYSGLNLRIPPGKSLAIVGANGVGKTSLAKLLCRFYDPTGGRILIDGIDLRDLDVESWRTRIAAVFQDFAHFERSLRDNVDPAGRCTDDEIRASLRDAGADHIIDLDTPMAKGYVGGTDLSGGQWQRVALARVLCGVRSGAQLVILDEPTANLDVSGEATMFSRLLAETKGTTTVLISHRFSTVRMADQIAVLVDGKVAEFGNHDQLIAADGHYRRMFDLQASRFTTEYNEDGEQYLVLE from the coding sequence GTGGAAGTAGAAACGGCGGCTCCCACCTCTGTCGGCGCGCGCCGTCCCATGCTCCAATTGTTCGTCGCGCTGTGGCGGGCATTGCCGATTCTCGCCGTCGCCTGGTGGAGCTTGCTGATCGTCGGTGCTGTGCTGCCGTCGGTCTTCGCGGTGCTCACCGGGCGGGTGATCGGTCGGATCAGCGCACCGGACGGTGGGCAGCTCGCGCCCGCACTGATCGCGCTCGGGGTGTGCTTCCTGCTCATGCAGGTGTTGCCGCACGCCGAGTCCGTGGTGAGTATGAGTCTCGGTTCGCGGCTTGCGAATTGGTTGAACGATCGCCAGATGCGGGCCAGTGTGGCGCCTGCCGGGTTGGCCCATTTGGAGCACCCTGACCTCGCCGCGATTCGCGATGTCGATCGCAGCATGAGCGGTCCACCGTTGTATCTTGCGATCTACTTCGTGCGCGGCTCACTGCACCGGTTTCTCGTCGGCGTCGTTTCGGCGCTCACCCTGGCCGTGTACAGCTGGTGGGCGGCACTGGCACTGGTAGCCATCTGGACTTCCACGCATTGGCTGTTGCGGGAGAGTTCGGTGTGGAAGGACCGCAACACTACCGAGGTCGATCTGACTCGGCAGCATGCCAATTACGCGTATGCGCTCGCCATGGAGCCCGAATTTGCAAAAGAGGTAAGGCTTTTCGGCCTATCCGACTGGGTGGTAGAGCGTTTCGCCAGCTGGCGGCTCGAGTTGTATGACGCTCAATACCTGGCGACCCGGCTGCGCGAACGGTCGGTCGTCGGGGCTGCGGCACTGGTGATCGTGGGCAACATCGTGGTCTTCGGCCTCATGGGGCATGGTTATCTGGCGGGGGATTGGCCGCTGCAAGATCTGATCTCGGCTGTCCAATTGGCGGTCGGCGTGCAGTGGGTGGCGTTCGGCGGATTGAGCTGGGCTGCCGACGATGCGGCAACCGCGGTGCAGGCGGTGAACCAGCTCGAGCCGCTCCTCGGGCCCGCCGGTCACCTTTCCACTGGTGCGCGCACCGTGCCGAATCGACAGATCGAGGTGGAACTGCGCGAGGTGAGCTTCAGCTATCCCCGGTCGGAAAGTCCCGTCTATTCCGGGCTGAACCTGCGGATTCCGCCAGGGAAGTCGCTGGCGATCGTCGGGGCCAATGGCGTGGGAAAGACCAGCCTCGCCAAGTTGCTCTGTCGGTTCTACGATCCGACCGGCGGCCGAATATTGATAGACGGCATCGACCTTCGCGACCTCGACGTGGAATCCTGGCGTACCCGGATTGCCGCCGTGTTCCAGGATTTCGCACATTTCGAACGGAGCCTTCGCGACAACGTCGACCCCGCTGGCCGGTGCACCGACGACGAGATTCGCGCATCGCTGCGTGATGCGGGTGCGGACCACATCATCGATCTCGACACCCCCATGGCGAAGGGCTACGTCGGCGGGACGGACCTGTCCGGCGGGCAGTGGCAGCGGGTGGCCCTCGCGCGCGTGCTGTGCGGCGTCCGCTCGGGGGCGCAGCTCGTGATTCTGGACGAACCGACCGCCAATCTGGATGTTTCGGGCGAGGCGACGATGTTCTCCCGATTGCTGGCCGAGACGAAAGGCACGACCACGGTGCTGATTTCGCACCGGTTCTCCACGGTCCGGATGGCCGATCAGATCGCTGTGCTGGTCGACGGGAAGGTCGCCGAGTTCGGCAACCACGACCAGCTGATCGCCGCCGACGGGCACTACCGGCGGATGTTCGACTTGCAGGCCAGCCGGTTCACTACCGAATACAACGAGGACGGTGAGCAGTATCTCGTACTCGAATGA